The DNA sequence AGGAGATCTTGCAGACGATTTAGAGAGAATTGCAAGTAACTTTGGACCAGAAAATATTGCAGCTTGTATCGTAGAGCCAATTGCTGGATCTACTGGGACTTTAGTTCCACCAAAAGGATATTTACAAAGATTAAGAGAAATTTGTGACAAGCATGGAATTCTCTTAATATTCGATGAAGTGATTACAGGTTGGGGAAGAACAGGTTCCTCTTTTGCAAGTCATGAATTTGGTGTTACTCCAGATTTAATGACTATGGCTAAAGCAACAACTAATGGTGTTGTTCCAATGGGTGTAGTTGCATGTAAAGATGAAATTTATGATGCAGTAATGGATGCATCTCCAATGGGATCTGTTGAATTATTTCATGGATATACTTATTCAGGAATTCCAGTTGCAGTAGCAGCAGGTTTAGCTGTTCAAGATATTTTTGAAAAAGAAGATATCTTTAATAGAGCAAAAAATTTAGCACCTTATTTCCAAAAAGGATTATTTTCTCTTCAAGACTTAGAGTCCGTTGAAAACATAAGAGGTTATGGAATGATGGGTGGTATTGATATGAAAATGAATACTAAACCAGGTAAAGCAGGTTATGAATGTTTTAAAGCTTGTTATGAAGCAGGAGTAAACTTTAAAGCAACTGGTGACTGTCTAATTATCGCTCCTCAATTTATATGTGAAGAAAAACATATAGATGAGATTATTGATAAACTAAGAACAGGTATTACGAACTATCAAAAAAACCAAAAGAACTAATTAGTTTAATTAAAGACATGGAGAGTGCTTATGAAGATAGGCGTACCTAAGGAGATAAAACCTCAAGAAAACAGAATAGGGCTAACACCAGAGAGTGTTAAAACTTTAGTTTCGGAAGGTCACGAAGTTATTGTTGAAAACAATGGTGGGTTTGAAGCTGGATTTGAAAATGATCAATATACAAATGCAGGTGCAAAGATAGCAAACACTGCAGCTGATATTTTTAATGATGCAGATATAATTGTTAAAGTTAAAGAACCTCAAAAAGTTGAGGTTGATATGATTAGAGAAAATCAAATTGTTTATACATATCTTCACTTAGCAGCAGCAAAAGAATTAACTGAAGGTTTAATTAAATCAAAGAGTGTTAATATAGCTTATGAAACTGTAACAGATGACAATGGAAGATTGCCATTATTAGCACCAATGAGTGCAGTTGCAGGACGTATGTCGGTTCAAGCAGGAGCACATTGTCTGGAGAAAAATCAAAATGGAAGAGGACTTTTGTTAGGCGGTGCTCCAGGAGTGACTGGTGGAACTGTAGTTATTTTAGGTGGCGGTGTTGTAGGTGAAAACGCTGCAGTAATTGCAACAGGAATGCAAGCTAAAGTGCATATAGTTGATAAATCAGAAGCTAGATTAAAACAATTAGTTGATATGTTTGGTGACAAAATTATTCCTGAACAAAGTGATAAAATTGATCTTCCAAAATTAGTTTCTGAAGCAGACTTATTAGTTGGAGGAGTTTTAATTCCAGGTGCTGAAGCTCCAAAATTAGTTACTAAAGAAATGATTAAAAGTATGAAGAGAGGTTCTGTCATTGTTGATGTTGCAATTGACCAGGGAGGATGTGTTGAAACAAGCAAACCAACTACTCACGGCGAACCAACTTATATTGTTGATGATGTTGTTCATTATTGTGTAGCGAATATGCCGGGTGGAGTTCCAAGAACTTCTACTTTAGCTTTAAACAATGCAACGTTACCTTATCTTGTAAAACTTGCTAACAATGGTTATCAAAAAGCATTAAGTGAAGATAAAAACTTTTTAGCTGGATTAAATGTTCATAAAGGAATGGTTACTTATAAGGCAGTTGCAGATGTATTTGGTCACAACTTTGTAGACCCAGGAGAAGCTGTCAAACATTAGCAATGGAAAAAAAATATCCTTCTAGCACAAAGGTAGTTGTTGTTGGAGGTGGTGTCATTGGTTGTTCCGTTGCTTACCACTTAACAAAATTTGGCTGGAAAGATGTTGTTCTTTTAGAAAGAGATCAATTAACATCAGGTACAACTTGGCATGCAGCAGGATTGGTTAGCCAGTTAGGTCCAACAGCAGCTGTTACAAAAATTAGAAAATATACTTTAGACCTTTATAAAAAATTAGAAAAAGAAGTTGATCACTCTGCAGGTTTAAGAATTAACGGAGCTCTATCTATTGCTCAAACAAATGCTAGATGGCAAGAGCTTCAAAGACAAGCAACTACGGCTCAATTGTATGATGTTGATATTAAGATTTTAGATAAAGATCAAATTAAGAAAAATTATCCAATTATGTATACGGATGATTTAAAGGGTGGAGTGTTAATGCCAGGTGATGGTGCTGCTGATCCAAGTGGTGTTACACACATGTTGGCAAAAGGTGCAAGATTAGGTGGTGCAAAAATATTTGAGCAATCACCTGTTGAAACAATATTAACTAAAAATGGTAGAGTTAGTGGTGTTAGAGTTAAGGGGCAAGATATTGAATGTGAATATGTTGTTCTTGCAACAGGCATGTGGTCTAGACAAATTGGAGAAAAAATAGGAGTTAGTATTCCTTTATATCCTGCAGAACATTTTTATGTAATTACAGAGCCAATTGAAAATCTTTCACCAACATTACCTGTAATAAGAGATTTTGATAGCAGTACTTATATTAAAGAAGATGCTGGAAAACTTTTAATTGGAATATTTGAAGGTAAGTCAATTCCAGCATTTAAAGATACTAATAAAGTTCCAGAAGATTTTTCATTTGGAGAATTTCCAGAAAATTTTGATCATTTTGAACCATATTTAGAAAAATCCATGAAACGATTTCCAGTTCTAGAGCAAGCTGGAATTAGAAAGTTTTTTTCTGGACCAGAGTCTTTTACGCCTGATACTAATTCTTTATTAGGTGAAGTACCTGAGGTTAAAAATTTATTTGTTAGCTGTGGGTTGAATAGCATAGGTATTGGTAGTGGAGGTGGAGTTGGAAAAGTAACTGCAGAATGGTTAATGACTGGTCATATCAATGAAGATATTTTTAATTACGATATAAAGAGATTTCAAAAGTTTCATTCAGAATTAGGTTTTATTAAAGATCGTATTACAGAGTCACTTGGGGATTTGTATGGAATGCATTGGCCTTATAAACAACACAAAACATCAAGAAATGTAAAAAAATTACCATACCACAATGAATTAAAAAGTTTTGGTGCATGCTTTGGAGTTTCTGCTGGATATGAAAGACCAATGTGGTTTGCTCTTGATGGAGAAAAAGCAGAGTATGAATACAGTTATAATTACCAAAACTGGTATCCATCAGTTGAATACGAAACTAACAATACACTAACAAATGTTGGTCTATATGATTTATCTCCTTTCTCTAAATTTGAAATTAAATCTGAAAAAGCTCATGAAGATCTTCAGAGAATTTGCACATCAAATATAAAACAGGAACCTGGAAAATGTACTTATACTCATATGCTCAATAAAGATGGAGGAATAGAGACAGATCTTACAGTAGTTTGTATAGATCAAAATCATTTTAGAATTATTAGTTCTGCAGCAACAAGAGAAAGAGATAAATTTCATATTAAAAAGCATCTATCGGATAATGTTGAGTTAACTGACATTACTGATGATTATTGTGTGTTTGGATTATTTGGGCCAAAGAGTAGGCTGTTAATGCAAGATTTAAGTTCAGATGATTTTAGTAATGAAAACTTTAAGTTTGCGAATTCGAAATATATAGAAATTAACGGAACTAAAATATGGACCCAAAGATTATCTTATGTTGGTGAGTTAGGTTACGAACTTTATGTTAAAAATTCTGAGTCTAAAAATATTTATGAGAAATTAATAGAAAAAGGAAAAAAATACAATTTATCTAATTGTGGAATGCATGCATTAGATACAATGAGAATGGAAAGTGGTTTTTTACATTGGGGTCATGATATTTCACCTGAGGAAAACCAATACCAGGCAGGTCTTAACTTTACTGTTAGTTACAAGAAAGAATTTAATTTTATTGGAAGAGAAGCATTGGAAAAAATAAAAGATAAAAAAATTGATAGGAAGTTTGCTATGTTTGTCCTTAAAAATAATGAACCAGGAAAACCTCTTCTGCTTCACGATGAACCAATCTATTTTGATGATAAAATAGTTGGAAGAACTACATCGGGTAATTATTCATTTAATTTCAAAAAAAATCTTGCATTTGGTTATATAAATAATGACTATACAGATGATGAACTTCTAAATGGAAATATTTCAATAGAAATTGAAAAAATCAAATATCCTGCTGAAATTATCTTTAAACCATTAAAGCAAACTAATTTTAAAAATAGTTAATTAAAAAAATTATTGGTATTTAGCTGCAGTTATAAATTCACTGAAACTTTCACACCAAATAACTACGGTATTGAATTTACTTACATCTACATTTGAGGGAACATCAACAACAAAGTTTTCAAAACTTTTAACCTCTGCAACATATTTAGCTTCATCTTTAATTGGCAAAAATTCATCTTCATGTTGTGTAAATTCATTTGTTAGATAAAGTTTGTAATCTGGCCCGGGTGCAATTGCGCCATTGACTGTAATTTTTGTGTTTGAAATTGTAACTTTTGCTTCTCCCCAGTGAAATGGATCACTTCCTCTTAAATCTCTAACAAACTCAGTTTGATATTGAGATTTATTTTCATACTCATTAATTTTACTTATTTCGACTGACGCTGGCGCAGTTAAAATTGGTAGAAAATATATACCTAAGCCAAAGCCAATTATTAAAAAGAAAAAGTGACTAATAAATAGATAAGTAATTTTTTTTTTCATAAGAAATTTACTTATAGTTGAAAGAGTTAATAAATGTAGT is a window from the Candidatus Pelagibacter ubique HIMB140 genome containing:
- a CDS encoding aspartate aminotransferase family protein codes for the protein MSSETRTSVPNSLNEHWMPFTSNKDFKANPRLITEAKGVYLKTHHGKTQIDASSGLFCNPLGHGRREITEAVTKQLETLDYAQPFQQGFGGSFELATKISKHTPGDLNKMFFTICGSTAVETAIKIAIAYHRAKGNAHRFRFVGRERGYHGMNIGCVSVGGMINNVKTFASILMPGVQHMRHTHLPEHKFVSGQPETGGDLADDLERIASNFGPENIAACIVEPIAGSTGTLVPPKGYLQRLREICDKHGILLIFDEVITGWGRTGSSFASHEFGVTPDLMTMAKATTNGVVPMGVVACKDEIYDAVMDASPMGSVELFHGYTYSGIPVAVAAGLAVQDIFEKEDIFNRAKNLAPYFQKGLFSLQDLESVENIRGYGMMGGIDMKMNTKPGKAGYECFKACYEAGVNFKATGDCLIIAPQFICEEKHIDEIIDKLRTGITNYQKNQKN
- the ald gene encoding alanine dehydrogenase; its protein translation is MKIGVPKEIKPQENRIGLTPESVKTLVSEGHEVIVENNGGFEAGFENDQYTNAGAKIANTAADIFNDADIIVKVKEPQKVEVDMIRENQIVYTYLHLAAAKELTEGLIKSKSVNIAYETVTDDNGRLPLLAPMSAVAGRMSVQAGAHCLEKNQNGRGLLLGGAPGVTGGTVVILGGGVVGENAAVIATGMQAKVHIVDKSEARLKQLVDMFGDKIIPEQSDKIDLPKLVSEADLLVGGVLIPGAEAPKLVTKEMIKSMKRGSVIVDVAIDQGGCVETSKPTTHGEPTYIVDDVVHYCVANMPGGVPRTSTLALNNATLPYLVKLANNGYQKALSEDKNFLAGLNVHKGMVTYKAVADVFGHNFVDPGEAVKH
- a CDS encoding GcvT family protein, whose protein sequence is MEKKYPSSTKVVVVGGGVIGCSVAYHLTKFGWKDVVLLERDQLTSGTTWHAAGLVSQLGPTAAVTKIRKYTLDLYKKLEKEVDHSAGLRINGALSIAQTNARWQELQRQATTAQLYDVDIKILDKDQIKKNYPIMYTDDLKGGVLMPGDGAADPSGVTHMLAKGARLGGAKIFEQSPVETILTKNGRVSGVRVKGQDIECEYVVLATGMWSRQIGEKIGVSIPLYPAEHFYVITEPIENLSPTLPVIRDFDSSTYIKEDAGKLLIGIFEGKSIPAFKDTNKVPEDFSFGEFPENFDHFEPYLEKSMKRFPVLEQAGIRKFFSGPESFTPDTNSLLGEVPEVKNLFVSCGLNSIGIGSGGGVGKVTAEWLMTGHINEDIFNYDIKRFQKFHSELGFIKDRITESLGDLYGMHWPYKQHKTSRNVKKLPYHNELKSFGACFGVSAGYERPMWFALDGEKAEYEYSYNYQNWYPSVEYETNNTLTNVGLYDLSPFSKFEIKSEKAHEDLQRICTSNIKQEPGKCTYTHMLNKDGGIETDLTVVCIDQNHFRIISSAATRERDKFHIKKHLSDNVELTDITDDYCVFGLFGPKSRLLMQDLSSDDFSNENFKFANSKYIEINGTKIWTQRLSYVGELGYELYVKNSESKNIYEKLIEKGKKYNLSNCGMHALDTMRMESGFLHWGHDISPEENQYQAGLNFTVSYKKEFNFIGREALEKIKDKKIDRKFAMFVLKNNEPGKPLLLHDEPIYFDDKIVGRTTSGNYSFNFKKNLAFGYINNDYTDDELLNGNISIEIEKIKYPAEIIFKPLKQTNFKNS
- a CDS encoding DM13 domain-containing protein, which codes for MKKKITYLFISHFFFLIIGFGLGIYFLPILTAPASVEISKINEYENKSQYQTEFVRDLRGSDPFHWGEAKVTISNTKITVNGAIAPGPDYKLYLTNEFTQHEDEFLPIKDEAKYVAEVKSFENFVVDVPSNVDVSKFNTVVIWCESFSEFITAAKYQ